The Pukyongia salina genome segment TACAATCTATCCGCAGCGAATTCAACCAATCGGACGTAGAACTACGAGTCGATGCCAACGGAGCTTTCCACCCCAAAGATGCTTTAGAGAAGTTAAAACGGTTGTCTGAATTTCAAATCCATTCTATCGAGCAGCCCATCAAAGCCGGTCAGACAGAAGAAATGGCCAATTTGTGTGCTCGTTCACCCCTGGCCATTGCATTGGATGAAGAGCTAATAGGTGTGGTAGATTCCGAAGAAAAAAAACATCTAATAAACACCATAAAACCTCAATATATCATACTTAAACCTAGTCTTATCGGAGGCTTTGGAGGCAGTGACGAATGGATAGAAATAGCCGAACAAAATCACGCGGGCTGGTGGGTCACATCGGCTCTGGAAAGTAATGTAGGATTAAACGCTATTTCGCAGTACACCTTCATAAAAAATAGTAAATTGCCACAAGGATTGGGAACGGGAAGTTTGTTTACCAACAACGTCCCATCACCACTTACAGTTAATAATGGACGGCTTCAATATATCGGCGGGAAACCATGGAACGTCGAACTGTTGAAGCTCTAAATATTTATAGGAAAATGTACATAGCTCAGGCTTATAATCATTTACACGACTGGTGGCGTTATCTGCTGCCCATTGCGGGGTTATTAGGACTCTCCGCATTAAACTATGCGGTAATTTTACTATTGGATATCGACGTAGACACCATCATAAAAGAAGAGATCGCAAAAAAAGGCTCCAATAGGGTTTTTCTTGAGAATATTGCGCCTATGGCGCTCTTTCTGGTCGCCCTCTTTGTATGGGTAAAATATGTGCATAAACAATCTATTAGATCACTCACTACAGCAAGAAAGAAAATCGACTGGGGCAGGTTTTGGTTTGGTTTTGGGATCATAGCGGTAACCACGATCGTACTTACCGGTATAGATTATTATGCCAACCCCGATGATTATGTCTTGCAGTTCGATCTCGTTCCCTTCTTATTCCTGGCTTTGATAGCTATCATTTTTATTCCATTGCAAACCAGTTTCGAGGAATATATGTTTCGTGGTTATCTCATGCAGGGGATAGGAGTACTGGCAAAGAACAAATGGGTGCCGCTGGTACTTACATCGATCATTTTTGGAGGCTTACACTTCCTTAACCCCGAGGTGGAAAAACTGGGAAGCGTAATGATGGTCTACTACATTGGGACAGGATTCTTCCTTGGGATCATAACTTTAATGGATGACGGGCTGGAACTGGCCCTAGGGTTTCATGCTGGTAATAATCTTGTTGCGGCTTTATTGCTTACGGCAGACTGGACAGTGTTTCAAACAAATTCGGTCCTGAAAGATGTTTCCGAACCTTCTGCCGGTTTCGATATAATTGCTCCGGTATTTATAATTTATCCCATCTTTATAGGTATAATGGCCTGGCGTTATAAATGGACAGGATGGAAAGACAAATTATTGGGTAAGGTAGAACCGCCGCCCCTTATTGAAGAAGACACTATAGATTACGTACATTAATCCGGAAGACATTGAAACCAACCTCACAATCACTTCACCCGGCATTTAAACTTAACGGTCTTGAATTTTCCTCGGCCGAAGAAGTTTTGAATTTTGCCGATGGTTTACTTGAGGATGGTAATGAGCAGGAAGCGAGTGTGGTTCGCTTTTTGGAGCAATGGTTGGATTTTTCTGAAACCATTAAAGTGAGAACATCGGGATCTACAGGGAAGCCAAAATGGATCGAACTTAGTAAAGCTCACATGATCAATAGCGCCAGGGCTACCGGTGCCTATTTCAAGGCCGGGAACAATACCCAGGCTTTATTGTGTCTTTCAGCCGATTATATAGCCGGAAAGATGATGTTGGTTCGTGCTATGGTTTTGGGTTGGGATCTGCACGTCGTAACACCCTCCAAAGATTCTCTCACCGAATACGATAATGATTACGATTTTGTTGCCATGGTCCCATACCAGGTCTGGCACTCCCTGGACGCCCTGAAAAAAGTAAAGAAACTCATCATTGGCGGAGGACGAGTTCCCGCCGAACTAGAGGAAAAACTACAAGATGTAGATACCGAGGCTTTTGCCACCTATGGCATGACCGAGACAGCAACACATGTGGCCGTTAGAAGATTAAACGGCCCCGCACGAAGTGAAAGCTTTTCTGCTCTTCCCGATGTAAAATTTTCGGTAGATGCGAGAAGTTGTTTGATTATTACTGCTCCTGCAATCCTGGATGCCCCATTGGTTACCAATGATGTGGTGACTTTAAACTCGCCTACAAACTTCAATTGGCACGGACGATATGACAACGTGATCAATAGTGGCGGCTTAAAGATCTATCCCGAATTAGTGGAAGCAAAATTGTCATCCTTTATTCCTAATAATTTCCTTATTGCTTCTGAAAAAGACGAGCTATTGGGAGAGCGTGTCATCCTAATCTTCGAAGGTGAGATGAAAGAGACTTCATCCCTGGCCGATGCATTCCGGAAATTAGAGCCCCACGAACGCCCAAAAAGGGTGTATAGCTTATCTAAATTTGTGTACACAGACACCGGTAAATTAAAACGCCGGGACGTGCTTAAGGTACTTCAGAAATACAAATAAGAAATTTCCCTCGCTCAAATTGGGGTTTTACTCATTGGTGGTTTATTTTTGTGTAAAGCGATGTTAGTTTTATGGAAAATCTTTAAAACCACAGCGTTATGAAAAAATTAATTACCACATTCGTTTGTTTCTTCGTCCTACAACTAGGGGCGCAGACTGTTACTGTACAAGGGCTTGTAACAGATGAGTATAATGTACCCTTGAATGGTGCGAGTATCCTGGTTTTGGGCACAGATAAAGGTGTGCAAACCAACTTTGACGGAAATTATTCCCTCGAGGCAAAAGTTGGACAGAAGTTGGTGTGTTCTTACCTGGGAATGAACGATGAGATTGCCGTAATCGAAGAAGGTGGAACAATGGATTTCACCCTGTCCCTGAAACCCGAAGAAATAGGGACGGTAGTGATCCGTACGTATGGTGTTCCTAAGAGCGATAAACTAATTCCTACTTCGGTAACCATACTCGAAGCGAAAGACATTGAAAATAAGCCCGAATCGGACGCCATTCGCTCTATGGCTGGCAAGATCCCCGGCGCCAGGATCACCGGAACCAGTGGAGCTTTGGGTTCGGGAACTAATTTTGTGATCCGCTCCAGTAGTTCGATAACCGGAAACAATACTCCCTTATTTATTGTGGACGGAACTCCTTTTAATGCCGGGACCAATGATCTATCCGGCCTATCCGGTGGAGGTGCCATAACCAGTAGTAGATTTCTCGATCTGGACCCCAATAATATTGAAAGTGTAAAGGTATTAAGGGGCTTAAGTGCTGCCATACTTTATGGCCAGGAAGGTCGAAATGGAGTTGTACTAATCACCACAAAGTCTGGTTCTCAAAAAGATTATGCGCTCGCTCCAGACCTGCCATATAGCGAACGCTACCTGGCAGCACAAGAAGAAGCGCGTACCCGATTGGCGAATGAGCGCACAGCTACGGAATTAGGCTATGCGAGTCCGTACCAGGCTATGGTAAAATCTATTCTATCCAGTAATGACCGGATGAGCACCTACCTTAGCTTAAGAGAGAATAATCCTAACGATCCCGCATTCTATGTGGATATTTTCGACAGGTTCAAAAAAATTGACCCCGATTTTGCAATGGGCGTTTTAAATTCGTTTACCACAGTAAAGAGTAACGACCCTCAATTACTGAAAGTACTGGCATATAAACTGGAGGAGCAGGGGAAAGCAATGGATGCTGTTACTGTATATCGCAGGATCCTCGAACTGAGACCAGACGAACCTCAGTCGTACCGGGATCTCGCTCTGGCCGTTTATGAAGCTGGCGACCCGGAAGAAGCCGTAAAGCTACTATTCTCGGTAACGCAGAGAGCCGGACTTAATAAGGAATACAAAAGAATTGTAGAAAACGATATAACTAGCATTCTTAGCAGTTCGGAAACCGCCAGAAAGGCTTATAATATCAGGTCGACCGACTTGAAAAACGTTACCAGAGATATGCGGGTAGTGATCGATTGGAATCGAAAAGATGTGGATCTCGACCTAACCGTTATCGATCCTAATCTGGAGATCGCAACTCCCGAGAACCCCAAAACCAGGGCCGGAGGTGTGCTGCTTAGTAATAACGAATCCGGATATGGCCCGGAGATCTATGACCTGGAAGAGCTTCAAACAGGTTCCTATTATCTAAAAGTACAACATCCACTGAAAGAGGGTGAGATTCTCGATGTGGATGGAGCAACCTATGTAAAGCTTACAATTTATAGAAATTATGGCCGAGCAGATCAAAGTAGGGAAATACAGCTGGTACGTATTGTTGAAGACAAGAAATTACAGCTAATGGATAGGATCGCAGTTCTGTGATCTATTAAAATTAACCATCATTTAAAGAGCCGCGATCGCGGCTCTTTTTTTTATTGAAATATGTATCTTTAAAAAAAATTGACCTCCATGCGAATATTACTATTCCTCTTTTTCTTCGGAAGCCTTTCTATGTCCTCCCAGATCCTCAGTGAGTGGGACAGGGCAAAACTAAAAGATGAGATCCTTGCAGATCGATTCAATAATCTGCTACCCTCGTTGATGGACCGTGCCGATATCGATATGTGGCTCGTAATTTCCAGGGAATATAATGAAGATCCGGTAATGCGAACTATGTTGCCTGCGCGGTGGTTGAATGCCCGCCGTAGAACCATTCTGGTATTCTATAGGGACAAGACTAATAATACCATCGAAAAACTCGCTGTGGCCCGATACGACGTAGGGGAAAACATATCGTCTGCATGGGATAAAGAGAAGCAACCGGATCAATGGGCCCGGCTGGTGGAGATCATTAGAGAGCGCAATCCCCGGAAGATCGGCATCAATATTTCGAAGCATTTTGGTATTGCCGATGGCTTG includes the following:
- a CDS encoding o-succinylbenzoate synthase, which translates into the protein MNASFKKHRLVFKKASGTSRGILTTKDTWYLILRDDERFGIGECGMFRGLSVDDRPDFEQKLQWVCDQIHMGEQELLQALIEFPAIQIGVETAFRSLRSDDPFQIFPSQFSKGKESIAINGLIWMGSASYMREQIKEKLDQGFNCIKMKIGAIDFETELSLLQSIRSEFNQSDVELRVDANGAFHPKDALEKLKRLSEFQIHSIEQPIKAGQTEEMANLCARSPLAIALDEELIGVVDSEEKKHLINTIKPQYIILKPSLIGGFGGSDEWIEIAEQNHAGWWVTSALESNVGLNAISQYTFIKNSKLPQGLGTGSLFTNNVPSPLTVNNGRLQYIGGKPWNVELLKL
- a CDS encoding CPBP family intramembrane glutamic endopeptidase is translated as MYIAQAYNHLHDWWRYLLPIAGLLGLSALNYAVILLLDIDVDTIIKEEIAKKGSNRVFLENIAPMALFLVALFVWVKYVHKQSIRSLTTARKKIDWGRFWFGFGIIAVTTIVLTGIDYYANPDDYVLQFDLVPFLFLALIAIIFIPLQTSFEEYMFRGYLMQGIGVLAKNKWVPLVLTSIIFGGLHFLNPEVEKLGSVMMVYYIGTGFFLGIITLMDDGLELALGFHAGNNLVAALLLTADWTVFQTNSVLKDVSEPSAGFDIIAPVFIIYPIFIGIMAWRYKWTGWKDKLLGKVEPPPLIEEDTIDYVH
- a CDS encoding AMP-binding protein, with amino-acid sequence MKPTSQSLHPAFKLNGLEFSSAEEVLNFADGLLEDGNEQEASVVRFLEQWLDFSETIKVRTSGSTGKPKWIELSKAHMINSARATGAYFKAGNNTQALLCLSADYIAGKMMLVRAMVLGWDLHVVTPSKDSLTEYDNDYDFVAMVPYQVWHSLDALKKVKKLIIGGGRVPAELEEKLQDVDTEAFATYGMTETATHVAVRRLNGPARSESFSALPDVKFSVDARSCLIITAPAILDAPLVTNDVVTLNSPTNFNWHGRYDNVINSGGLKIYPELVEAKLSSFIPNNFLIASEKDELLGERVILIFEGEMKETSSLADAFRKLEPHERPKRVYSLSKFVYTDTGKLKRRDVLKVLQKYK
- a CDS encoding TonB-dependent receptor plug domain-containing protein, encoding MKKLITTFVCFFVLQLGAQTVTVQGLVTDEYNVPLNGASILVLGTDKGVQTNFDGNYSLEAKVGQKLVCSYLGMNDEIAVIEEGGTMDFTLSLKPEEIGTVVIRTYGVPKSDKLIPTSVTILEAKDIENKPESDAIRSMAGKIPGARITGTSGALGSGTNFVIRSSSSITGNNTPLFIVDGTPFNAGTNDLSGLSGGGAITSSRFLDLDPNNIESVKVLRGLSAAILYGQEGRNGVVLITTKSGSQKDYALAPDLPYSERYLAAQEEARTRLANERTATELGYASPYQAMVKSILSSNDRMSTYLSLRENNPNDPAFYVDIFDRFKKIDPDFAMGVLNSFTTVKSNDPQLLKVLAYKLEEQGKAMDAVTVYRRILELRPDEPQSYRDLALAVYEAGDPEEAVKLLFSVTQRAGLNKEYKRIVENDITSILSSSETARKAYNIRSTDLKNVTRDMRVVIDWNRKDVDLDLTVIDPNLEIATPENPKTRAGGVLLSNNESGYGPEIYDLEELQTGSYYLKVQHPLKEGEILDVDGATYVKLTIYRNYGRADQSREIQLVRIVEDKKLQLMDRIAVL